The Henningerozyma blattae CBS 6284 chromosome 7, complete genome region TTTCTGTAGGTAAAGATGAGTTACAAAGTTTCGGAACagttgatgatgatggaGAAGGACTCGTATCTACAGGTAGAAACCTAACATGTGAAGAACGACTTTCTTTACCGGATTTATTATCTGAAAGGTGGCTATCTGTGGGATTTGCCTCATTGTCTGTTTTGGATAGTTGAGCTGAAAAACTTCTTAGATTTTGAAATGACCCGTTTGGAgaatattgatttaaagaACTTCTAGAATTAGTTTTTGAACTAATAGCTGGTTTTGACGATAATGGTGAATCTGATTCAAGAAATACTTGAGAATCATTACCAAATGACGATTCTTCATCTATGACACAGGAAGATCTTGAATAAGATTCTAGATTAGATCTGCTGTTAGAGTCTGAGTTGCTTTCGTCAATAGTGGTATCTCtagaattattttcctCAGCTTTACTagctttttcaatattggGATTTTCCTCCTCATTAGCATTAGTAGTTGCTGATAAATTGTTACGGTCAAAGCAGGTATAATTAGGGaatactttattaaaagtagTGCTCATGAGTTGAAATTCTATTATAgagtattatattttttgtgtaaattattattttataactcttataattttagtattttttttgttttgtatatttttttctttgattttgatGTATTAAAAGTACAATATTGATTGATACTcgtaattattatttattatcatttataaatatagataattaataataattgttataaaaaaagaaaaaataaaaataaacagAACAGAACGGTCGTTAATTAATAGTAATTGAAGATCTGTTTTAGTAAAGTGTATAATTAAGGTTagtcaaataaaaattattggagAGTAAGTAATTGCTATTAGAgtatagaaatatttttactttatcTTTGTTAGtaggaaaaataaaaatatactaaaaaaaataagggATACTTATCAGCCCACAAATGTTGTGGCTTGAAATACTAGAAATACTTACTCTATTTATATAACCTTCGTTTAAAAGGTAATCTTATTAGAGCTTCAATAGCCTAAGAGCCAATCTATTAAATAAGTAATTAAGCATAATAGGAAATTAAAGGATTAACATATTCATGACTTTATTTTACTACATGCAAGTTTTTAGTGTAAGtctgaattaaaaatagaaacatttgaatttgactATGTATAAAACAAGTAATTAATAACTAAAATAATCAGGAGAGAATTTATAACCCGGTTTGTCTATTCTTTAGTAACTTTCCGAAATCTTAGACATCCTAAGGAATTTCTAGTAAAACTCCgaagggaaaaaaaagcttCAACGGATAATGCGCTCGTTTTAACGGGTGTTGGTCCAGACGAGATTCACGTGAAACATCCCCAGAgaagatataataaatagatTCCTATTTAatagtatatatttatgtttcgtattaacaaattttaatacttAGTGGTTTATACAGAGGGAATATTtcctaaaaaaatattagtattCCCAAAtgagattttttttttcaaaggatagaagatgaaattcatttttttcaatactCCTTGGATATTCTATCaatgttttgaaaaaaaattagaacaGCTTGAAAACATTCAAATATACTTCAGAAACGATATAAAAATgttctaattcttcaaataataaagtatcAATTTACTGTCCGACCATTAATTGTATCAGAAGACACATACAgatatacaaaatattgtCAAAGATAAATCTATTGATACAATAATGTAggatttattatattatatatatgcaaatagaattttttattaattgtatttttctCTATTTAGAAATGCTTAAAATGtgtaaaattgaaaaaaaagaaataaattaacCGTTAAAGTTTTGTAAGAAAGATATTTCTTCAGGTGATAGGGAAAGAGTTCCTATGATGCTTTGGTATTTTACAAGGAAAGTATACACATCTTGAGCAAAAACTGATGAGTCTACATTGGTAGATAATCCTCTTATGATCTTGCTCAAAGTTTTTGAAGACATTTGTACTTGATCACCAGTAACATTAACGATCTTAATGAACCCCATATAAGCACTACTCTTTTCTTCTAGGATATCCAATTTGTCCACTGAATCACACCATTTAGAccaaattaaatcattagCAAAAACTCCAGATGCAAAGACTTCTGGATGGGTCATTGCCATTCTGCCTATTGTAATTGCAGCATTTTCCAAAACAGAACGATCCAATATTTGTTGGGTTGAAGTGAATAAATCTAATAGTACTTTTGAAAGATCGATTATATAATCTCTCAACTCTATACGTTCAGAGATTAAGCCTAATGACCaaatagaattaattaaagcaGGTATACCATCTGAATCATCATTGTGTACTAATTCCATAccaattaatttcaaaaattgagGCAATGTAGTGGATAACAGATTAGCATCCAAGAAATATACGATATCACCTAATAAAGCAAAGGCACTTTGTCTAACTTCATGCACCGAATCTTGTAAACAAGTCAACATAACCTGTAATAAAACTCTATCTTGACCGTCATTTGGGAAAAGTAAAGGTTGTGAATCTTGGCCTAAACCTTGCACCAAACCATCAATCATATCTAAAGAAGTGATTATGAAATCCTTTTCTGGTACCACAATGCTAGGATCAGCTTGAGATTTAGTTTCCAATTCAATACAACTACATAGAATTCTGAAAGCTCTGTTGTAAACCTCAGGAGCCATTGGTAAAAATTTGGAACCCAAAGATGATGCGACACATGATAAACATTCCAATAAAGGCCATAATTCTTTGTCGTTATCAGGTAATGAAGTCCATTTGTTAATTAGATGTGGTAAGATCATATTCATTGCATTATCATCCAATTCAACTTTTTCAGAAAATCTACCAACAGCGTCATAaagaataattaaattcttttttttgtaaaatttaaaacattgATCGaaatttgttaataattgaGTATACAACAAAGTTTCCACTAATTCAGCATCACAATTTTCAATGAAAACAGCGACGCTACTAATGGCAGCTTCTTGAACATCTTTCTTCTTATCCATTAATgttttgataatttcttcaatgaCTGGCATTAAAAATTCAGTGTGATCCTTTAAGATCCAAGTAGAAAATCTACTTAAAGTCCAACAGGTGATTTTACGAACAGGAGCCCATTgatcttttaattgttgaACCAAGAATGGAATCAAAGTAGGTAATTGATCATCGAAATATTTAATCCCCCCTTCAGCCATAGCACCTAAGGCCAATACAGTAGCTTCTCTAATAAACCACTTGTCTGAAGTCAAATGCTCTCTTAAGAATGGGAAGGCAATATTCATTACATCATGAggtaataaatttgttagAATATCTAAAGTAGCAGCAGAACATTTTCTTAAATTCCATTGTAAGTCTACATCACCACCATCGTCATCGTCATCaccttcatcatcatcgtcatcaCCACCTTGTGAGTTATCCTTTTTCTTTACAATACGAGGAGCCATTGGCttaatatcttcatctttatcTTCTTGGAAGGCATCATCATCGTTTGAGGATTCCAGGATTAAAATGGATTCATCATTATAAACCATTTTACTTAAAAGAACTGGAACCACTGTATCAATATAAGGTTGTAAAATATGTTGtggaatatttgaattagtggccaaagtatataaaaattcacAAGCTTCAATGGCAACTTTTTCATCCTTGACTGAACCAATGATATGTAGcatgaattgaataattccTGATAAGTgagatattaatttatcaggTCTAAATTCTAGAATTGTAGCAAAAGTGATACATATTTGAGTTCTAACTAAATCATCTTCGACGTTTTGAGCCAATGTGAAGATGatgtttaaatattcatccAATCTCGATAagaaaatttgattttgtaaaggaatgatattattaatacatTTGATGGATTCTGATCTAATGATATTTGAATCATTGGCAGGGTTTGtaatgaattgaatgaaATGATCGATTAAGATTTCCATTGGCTTAATATTTCCTGACCAATctaattggaaaaattgaGCGCTATCTTCCATTATCTTGGAGAGTGCTTTAATACTTGGTTCATTTCCCTTTGAAGTCAATTCCAATAATTGTGATAATAATTGCATACCAGTTTGATCATCTCTATTCTGTCTATAATAAGTGGAAAACAAAGTTGTGATGACGATCCCTGTGACGTTTGTAATAAGAGTATTTGTGGAGTTATAAAGACCATGGAtgatatttgatttaacaTAATTGATATCGAATGATTGTGGAGTTAGCatggaatttttcaatagaatACCTGACGTGGCTCTATTATTCTGAAGTTCCATGGAAGAGaagttttgttttaataaatcgTTAGATTCACCTTCAATTAAGATATAAcaaagataatttaaatattctggTTGTAATTTGAATTGATCCAATGATTCCATGGCATGGTTTCTTTGAGTTTGATCTGGAGACATGGAGTCTTTCAATAGAGTAGATAATTGTAACACCGAAGTGTTATCAGGCGACCATGACATGTTGTGTGAAAGGGTATATGTGTTGGTGTTTTTGTGTATatctataaaattatagatATCTATATGTGTATATCTCTCTTTCTCTctctatttatatatataaacatatatatacatatatgtatgtatcTGGATACACCGACATATATGTATTTGTATATATTGGTATGTCACTTGATTCCGAAAACTTTTCCTATTGCAAAACAAATTTGCACGTGATAGTCACGCTTATAAAGATacgaaaaataaaagaaggaataaaataatatatacaaaaataaGTCAAAAaatgtatgtatatatatataagtcGAAGTTCACAATGTGGAAGTTCACTAGATGCAGAATAGAATAGTATTACAGAATGTGTAGCACAATGATGAatagttaatttttttttttatatattactGTTTGTTTATAGCGATAGGATCCATGGTGAACCTAACACGTCctgtatttttcttttgtatgATTGGAGTATCCATATCCGATTCACAATAACACATACTTGCTCTTGCATTTTTCCAGGCGTTATGACGTGCCAGACGTTCTTGACGAGTTTCCAAATAATCTGCAGGGATATATCCGGTCTTTTGATCTCTACACCTACGTACTTTCCAAAGATTATTACAACACGAGTCGTCTAGCAACTCACAAGGTTCATTACATCTCAAAGCCACTCCTTTGATGGTGTCGTTGGATGAAGTGGAAGAAGAGAGTGGTTTATCCTTTTTCGAGACCAGCTCGTGATTTATATAGAAATTCAACCATTCTTCATCCAAATCATCTAGGCAATACAAACGATTTGAAGTTAAGTCCGATTCACTTTCCTCGTCGGAATCCTTGTCGGggaataataatgtttcATTAGTATCATCATTCGAAAGCTCATCATCCGAATAATACTGTAATAAATCCTCCGAGATATCCATCAACAAatcttcttcctcttcttcaACATCTGCATCTTCATTGTTTGAGCTACTCAAAGTATATGTAGTTACACGTTTACGAGGCTGTACTTCCTCCTCCTCTATAAAGATTTGAGATTTCTCATCTTCCTCTTCCTCTTCCTCTTCCTCTTCATCACCACTGACATCACTATCATAACTTTTGGGTCTAGCTACGTTCTTGAACCCCAGAAAATGGAATCCATTAGAACTAGAATTGTTATTCTTGTTGTAATCGGTATTAGTGTCTGCAGGAGTAGCAGTAGTAACATTAGTTGGTTCGTTTACCCCTGCT contains the following coding sequences:
- the KAP104 gene encoding Kap104p (similar to Saccharomyces cerevisiae KAP104 (YBR017C); ancestral locus Anc_3.181) produces the protein MSWSPDNTSVLQLSTLLKDSMSPDQTQRNHAMESLDQFKLQPEYLNYLCYILIEGESNDLLKQNFSSMELQNNRATSGILLKNSMLTPQSFDINYVKSNIIHGLYNSTNTLITNVTGIVITTLFSTYYRQNRDDQTGMQLLSQLLELTSKGNEPSIKALSKIMEDSAQFFQLDWSGNIKPMEILIDHFIQFITNPANDSNIIRSESIKCINNIIPLQNQIFLSRLDEYLNIIFTLAQNVEDDLVRTQICITFATILEFRPDKLISHLSGIIQFMLHIIGSVKDEKVAIEACEFLYTLATNSNIPQHILQPYIDTVVPVLLSKMVYNDESILILESSNDDDAFQEDKDEDIKPMAPRIVKKKDNSQGGDDDDDEGDDDDDGGDVDLQWNLRKCSAATLDILTNLLPHDVMNIAFPFLREHLTSDKWFIREATVLALGAMAEGGIKYFDDQLPTLIPFLVQQLKDQWAPVRKITCWTLSRFSTWILKDHTEFLMPVIEEIIKTLMDKKKDVQEAAISSVAVFIENCDAELVETLLYTQLLTNFDQCFKFYKKKNLIILYDAVGRFSEKVELDDNAMNMILPHLINKWTSLPDNDKELWPLLECLSCVASSLGSKFLPMAPEVYNRAFRILCSCIELETKSQADPSIVVPEKDFIITSLDMIDGLVQGLGQDSQPLLFPNDGQDRVLLQVMLTCLQDSVHEVRQSAFALLGDIVYFLDANLLSTTLPQFLKLIGMELVHNDDSDGIPALINSIWSLGLISERIELRDYIIDLSKVLLDLFTSTQQILDRSVLENAAITIGRMAMTHPEVFASGVFANDLIWSKWCDSVDKLDILEEKSSAYMGFIKIVNVTGDQVQMSSKTLSKIIRGLSTNVDSSVFAQDVYTFLVKYQSIIGTLSLSPEEISFLQNFNG
- the TBLA0G00800 gene encoding uncharacterized protein (similar to Saccharomyces cerevisiae BUD14 (YAR014C); ancestral locus Anc_3.180); translated protein: MNDTCSAALDDFYCSRPRTLHVMPVGRLSISNPNSNVDLRNLNLKNIHVNGNMDYRNNMTLITRNIFNAKFNKSFDGTLLNSYQKKKIDGLIKLSNSNSNSSNSLTLQDNDNTCYTLRRSQQSGGRVSRNSSVCNFHLNSDSDSDSERDLSDSRMDSRLLSADDIGELGLGSDCLTDLDTASDSESESPDMMLSKTVARAGVNEPTNVTTATPADTNTDYNKNNNSSSNGFHFLGFKNVARPKSYDSDVSGDEEEEEEEEEDEKSQIFIEEEEVQPRKRVTTYTLSSSNNEDADVEEEEEDLLMDISEDLLQYYSDDELSNDDTNETLLFPDKDSDEESESDLTSNRLYCLDDLDEEWLNFYINHELVSKKDKPLSSSTSSNDTIKGVALRCNEPCELLDDSCCNNLWKVRRCRDQKTGYIPADYLETRQERLARHNAWKNARASMCYCESDMDTPIIQKKNTGRVRFTMDPIAINKQ